AACTGACTGGTTGCTTCTGTCCGTTACCATCATGCATCAGAATGTCGAATGATGTTCGAAGTGATTTAATTTCCTCTTCCTTCTCTTCTAACAGTTGTAACGATCGTTCGCGTTGTTTTTTAAGTTGCATTTCTAGTTGGGAAAGTTTGGATTTAAAATCTGACTCCAGAACGCAAATTAATTCTTGGGTTCGTGCTTTCTCTGTTTTGATCACATTATTGTATTCGATTTGTTTATTCTTATACTCCACTTCAAGGTCGTCAATATTCTTGTTTAGAACCTTAATTTTCTCCTGGAGAGTTTTAGTATTAGTGCTGTGCACTTCAATGCTCGCCTTCAAAGTTTCGTTTTCACTTAAAACCTGTGCATGGCTATGTTGTAAACTACGGTAATCTTCCAAATCAGTTAGCTGATGACCAGCATCCTCTACTGTAGCACTGATCGAAAATAGGCACGATAAATCAAATGGATTTTCTAGTTTGCTATTTTCAGCCAGtaacaaatttttcaaataactaaTTTCCTCAACTATCCTTTCGACGTTGCTTTCTTGGCTCACACGTCTGGCCGTATTGTTGTCCAAATTtaatttcgataatttttcCTTCAGCTTTGAAATGTTATCTTGGTCTAGTTGTCTCAATCGATCGTAAGTGCCAACCACATCACTCAACTCGGCAAGACGTGCCTCCAGATTGGCAACGCGTTCCTCGTGTACTTCCTCTAACTTTTTACTTCTCTCTTCAGCCACAAAAACCCGTCTTTGTTCATTTTTGATAGCTGAGGCATGCTGGCGCTTCAAGTTGTCTATCTCCCCCTGAAACTGATGAAGGAGCGATGAAAGTGCTGCATTTTCCTTCTTCGAGCTTTCCAACTGCTCAGAGCTCTGTTTTGTCAATTCCGACGCCTGAGGCATTTCGTTGACCCGTTTCTCGGAATGTCGttgattgaattgaattttcaaatccCTAAGCTGCATTTCCAAAGTTTCATTGAGATGCCGTTCGTCAAGCAATTGTTTCTGTAGCTCGCAGATCATCACCAGCTGTCCATTACATTCTTCCTCACGGTCATGCTTCATTTTGGTTTTGCAATTCTCTAAAtctgtttttatcgtgtagttGAGGGCCTTTATCTGTTCTTCCAAATCCCGAATGGTTGCCTCTTTCTCAGCGATAACCTCTCGAAGTTGTTTCCGATCGTTTTTAAACGAAACCTCTATGCGGCCTTTTTCCGCCGTAAGAGTGGCTAACGAGTTCATCAGCGTAGCTACTTGTTCTCTAAGATTTTCGCCATTACTTTCTTTCGTACCAGCGGAAGCATTTGTTTGCTCCACATTGCCGGAATCTGTACTGCTCCCATTACTCGTGAAAGCGGCAAGGCTCGTCTCGAGCGCGGTTTTCTCCTTCAGCAAACCCTTGTATGCGGTTACGACATCTGCAACATCGTGTAACAATATTCGATTTTTGAGTCTGATGACTAGTTGAAATA
The Toxorhynchites rutilus septentrionalis strain SRP chromosome 2, ASM2978413v1, whole genome shotgun sequence genome window above contains:
- the LOC129765403 gene encoding GRIP and coiled-coil domain-containing protein 1 isoform X2; protein product: MQKQDLEAVVNSQKEQLLRYEKRLKDVVTAYKGLLKEKTALETSLAAFTSNGSSTDSGNVEQTNASAGTKESNGENLREQVATLMNSLATLTAEKGRIEVSFKNDRKQLREVIAEKEATIRDLEEQIKALNYTIKTDLENCKTKMKHDREEECNGQLVMICELQKQLLDERHLNETLEMQLRDLKIQFNQRHSEKRVNEMPQASELTKQSSEQLESSKKENAALSSLLHQFQGEIDNLKRQHASAIKNEQRRVFVAEERSKKLEEVHEERVANLEARLAELSDVVGTYDRLRQLDQDNISKLKEKLSKLNLDNNTARRVSQESNVERIVEEISYLKNLLLAENSKLENPFDLSCLFSISATVEDAGHQLTDLEDYRSLQHSHAQVLSENETLKASIEVHSTNTKTLQEKIKVLNKNIDDLEVEYKNKQIEYNNVIKTEKARTQELICVLESDFKSKLSQLEMQLKKQRERSLQLLEEKEEEIKSLRTSFDILMHDGNGQKQPVSSENNNSDYADNFPAALSKKMNALNSVFKTEPNGNSETHHILHYAHELARREIEITSLRTAKNNTEAALRQALHDKIASQEELHEHIANLEEQIDRGQPGIPEECCA
- the LOC129765403 gene encoding GRIP and coiled-coil domain-containing protein 1 isoform X1 — protein: MQKQDLEAVVNSQKEQLLRYEKRLKDVVTAYKGLLKEKTALETSLAAFTSNGSSTDSGNVEQTNASAGTKESNGENLREQVATLMNSLATLTAEKGRIEVSFKNDRKQLREVIAEKEATIRDLEEQIKALNYTIKTDLENCKTKMKHDREEECNGQLVMICELQKQLLDERHLNETLEMQLRDLKIQFNQRHSEKRVNEMPQASELTKQSSEQLESSKKENAALSSLLHQFQGEIDNLKRQHASAIKNEQRRVFVAEERSKKLEEVHEERVANLEARLAELSDVVGTYDRLRQLDQDNISKLKEKLSKLNLDNNTARRVSQESNVERIVEEISYLKNLLLAENSKLENPFDLSCLFSISATVEDAGHQLTDLEDYRSLQHSHAQVLSENETLKASIEVHSTNTKTLQEKIKVLNKNIDDLEVEYKNKQIEYNNVIKTEKARTQELICVLESDFKSKLSQLEMQLKKQRERSLQLLEEKEEEIKSLRTSFDILMHDGNGQKQPVSSENNNSDYADNFPAALSKKMNALNSVFKTEPNGNSETHHILHYAHELARREIEITSLRTAKNNTEAALRQALHDKIASQEELHEHIANLEEQIDRLERCKSREGANLEYLKNVVLSFLTSQNTEGKKHMINAIAAVLKFSSAEMASIQGLDGGKR
- the LOC129765403 gene encoding GRIP and coiled-coil domain-containing protein 1 isoform X3, with amino-acid sequence MNSLATLTAEKGRIEVSFKNDRKQLREVIAEKEATIRDLEEQIKALNYTIKTDLENCKTKMKHDREEECNGQLVMICELQKQLLDERHLNETLEMQLRDLKIQFNQRHSEKRVNEMPQASELTKQSSEQLESSKKENAALSSLLHQFQGEIDNLKRQHASAIKNEQRRVFVAEERSKKLEEVHEERVANLEARLAELSDVVGTYDRLRQLDQDNISKLKEKLSKLNLDNNTARRVSQESNVERIVEEISYLKNLLLAENSKLENPFDLSCLFSISATVEDAGHQLTDLEDYRSLQHSHAQVLSENETLKASIEVHSTNTKTLQEKIKVLNKNIDDLEVEYKNKQIEYNNVIKTEKARTQELICVLESDFKSKLSQLEMQLKKQRERSLQLLEEKEEEIKSLRTSFDILMHDGNGQKQPVSSENNNSDYADNFPAALSKKMNALNSVFKTEPNGNSETHHILHYAHELARREIEITSLRTAKNNTEAALRQALHDKIASQEELHEHIANLEEQIDRLERCKSREGANLEYLKNVVLSFLTSQNTEGKKHMINAIAAVLKFSSAEMASIQGLDGGKR